TAAATAAGTGGCATGCGTGGTGCCATAAACCGGTATGCTGCGCCGGGCCTGCGACCAAGCGGTAGCGTAAGGGCTGTAACTATGGCAAATAGCGGCTATATCTTTAAGTTCTTTATATAAAACAAGGTGGGTTTTTACTTCGCCGGGCGGGTTTTTGCCTTCTATTATCCGGCCGTCTAGGTTTAAAATAACCATATCGGTGTACTTTAAATTATCGTAATAACTATGGGCAGGTTTTATGGCTAACAAGCCGGTAGCTTTATCAAAGACACTAACTGCCCCTAAATTGCGGACGGTTAAATGATTTTTTTTCATATTTATAGTGGCTTCGTAGCTTGCACGTTTTAAATCTTTAATACGCATAGGCTCTCCTTACATATAGCACCAATTTAATTGTTGCAGTTTAATTATAGTAGTTTAGCACTTGGCTGTCAACCATTTGGCTGGGCTTTTGTTTGGTTCTAGCTATCCACTTATAGATACCAAAAATAAAAATAGCCTACAAATCTTTTTTGTCAGCGAAGAGAATTTGGGGGTAGTACTCTAAAAGAATAGTTAGTAAACAATTATTAACAGTTGACACTTTAGTTATTTATTCTTATTATTAAGCTATGAAAACAGTAGTTTTAACCTCTATTTTATTAAGTGCCATTACCTTATTTGGCCGCCTTTTTCCCATAATGTGGGTGCTTGTACCTTTGCTTGCTATAATATTAGCTTTAACTGCTTTATTAAGCAAAAAAACCAACAAATTTTTTAGCTATTTTGCACTCGGCTTTGGGCTGGTCTCTTTTGTGGTATCGTTAATTTTTTATATGCAAAACCATATTCGCTAATTTATATCATCTGAAAGCCGTTGGTGGTCTTGATAGCTTTACATTTATAAGTTAAAGTTAGCTTAGGAGATTTTATAATGACCGAGCAATTTAATATAGATGGTATGGGCTGCGACCACTGCATAGATAGCGTTAAAGAGGCTTTGACGCTAGATGGTGTAACTATTAACGAAGTTAAACTAGGTTTTGCTAGTGTAGAAAGTACCGTACCGCGTGATAAATTAATTCAGCTTATTACCGCTGCCGGCTATACCGTAACTAACTAGATGAACTATCAGTTAAATAGCCCTATTATAGCTTTGGCCAGTGCACAAGGACAATCGGCTATTGCGGTGATTAGGTTAAGCGGGGCTAATTGTATTAATTTGTTAGCCCCTTTTTTTAGTAAAACTAAGCAGCTATTACAAACTGCTACCGGGCAAATGGTTTATGGCCATCTTTATAACAATTTACAGCATACCGAGCAATTAGATGAAGTAATGCTGGCTCCTTTTTGGCCGCCGCACAGCTACACTGGTGAAGAAAGTGGCGAGATATACCTGCACGGTAATATGCATATAGCTGATAATTTAATCAAGTTACTTTGCCGCAATGGTTTTAGATTAGCTTTACCCGGTGAATTTACCTATCGTGCCTATTTAAATGGTAAATTAAGCCTTACCGAAGCCGAAGCTGTGCACGAATTAATTACCGCTCCCAGCACGGCGGCTACTAATGCGGCCTTGCTGCGTTTAAGCGGAGCTTTAACCAAAAAAGTTAGTCAAATCTATCATTTAATTATTGAGCGTTTAGCGGCAGTTAATGTTTTAATAGATTATGGCGATGAACTGGAAGAAACAGATAACTTACCGATAAGCTACCATCATATTATTGCTCAGTTACAGCAGCTGTTGGCTTCTTATAATCGCTCTAAGCAATTACAAAATGGAGCTTTAGTAGTTATAGCCGGTCAGCCCAATGTAGGTAAAAGCAGCCTTTTTAATGTATTGGTAGGCAGCGAACGTGCTATTGTTAGCCCAGTGGCCGGCACCACGCGCGACTATATTGAGGCTGCCATTACCCTTAATGGCCAGTTAATTAGGCTAATTGATACCGCCGGTATCCGGCCAACAACCGACGAAATTGAGCTGCTAGGTATTAACAAAGCTGTTAGTCTTTTGGAAGAAGCAGATGTTATAATTTATTTAACCAATGATAATAAGCAACTTAGTGAAGAATTAATCAATTTTAGCTCTAAAACACTCATAGTAGGTAGTAAGAGCGACCTTAAGCCAACACAAGCCAAAGGGTTAGCGGTATCGGCCGTAACCGGTAGCGGGTTAGAGAAATTAATAACGGAGCTTAATCATAGATTAAGCAGCCAAAATAATTTAAATAACGAAGTTATGCTGGGCTCGCTGCGACAATACCAGTTGGTAGAAGAGGCTTTAACGGCTATGTTTAATTTAAATTATATAAATGATTTAAGTGAGCAAAGCTTTTATTTAAAAAAAGCCGGCGAAGCTTTGGCAGCCTTATTAGGGCAAAATGCTAGGCAAGATGCCATTACCACCATGTTTAGCAGCTTTTGTTTAGGTAAATAAAAAATAATTTTACTACGTACTAACTTTGCCTACAATAAATCGCGGCCTTTGCTGCCGTTGGCTGGACCTACTATGCCGCGCTCTTCCATTAGTTCGATAAGGCGGGCGGCACGGTTATAACCAATTTTTAAACGGCGCTGCAAATAGCTGGCACTGGCCTTTTTTTGCTCACGCACAATTTCGATGGCTTTATCAAATAAAGGGTCATCGGCAGCTTCCATATCTATATCGTCAGTGTCGTCATCAATAAAAATTTCATCATCAATGTAATCGGGCTCTCCCAACGAACGTACATAATCGGTTACTCTGTCAACTTCTTCTTCGCTTAAAAAAGCCCCTTGCATACGTACAGGGAAGGGGCTCCAGCTGCTCACAAAAAGCATATCACCTTTACCAAGCAGCTGCTCGGCACCGCTAATATCTAAAATAATACGGCTATCTACTTTGCTGGCTACCATAAAGGCAATACGGCTAGGAAAGTTAGCTTTAATTAAACCGGTAATAACATCGGTGCTGGGGCGTTGCGTAGCCAAGATAAGGTGCATACCGGCGGCGCGGCTTTTAGCGGCTAAACGGGCAATACCCATCTCAAGCTCTTTACCACAGCTGGCCATAAGGTCGGCAAACTCATCAATAATTACCACAATATAAGGCAGCGACTCTACCATTAAGTTATCATCTTTAATTTTTTTGTTGTAGCTTCGTATGTTTTTAACACCTAAACTATCTAGTAAATGGTAGCGGCGTTCCATCTCATAAATTAACCAGTTGATAGCTTGATTGGCATGTTTAGGCTCGGTGATAACTGGGGTTAAAAGGTGCGGTATATCGTTGTAAGGTTTAAGCTCTACCACTTTGGGGTCTATTAAAATAAGCCTTACATCACGCGGGCTGCGGGTATACAAAATAGAGCAAATAATATCGTTAATGCATACCGATTTACCTGCCCCTGTCGAGCCGGCTATGAGCAAGTGCGGGGTTTTAGCTAAATCGATAATTTGGCTGGCCCCTTCAATATCTTTACCTAAAGCTAAGGGAATATAATTTTTATTGCTATGTATTTCGGG
The sequence above is drawn from the Spirochaetaceae bacterium genome and encodes:
- a CDS encoding heavy-metal-associated domain-containing protein, with amino-acid sequence MTEQFNIDGMGCDHCIDSVKEALTLDGVTINEVKLGFASVESTVPRDKLIQLITAAGYTVTN
- the mnmE gene encoding tRNA uridine-5-carboxymethylaminomethyl(34) synthesis GTPase MnmE, producing MNYQLNSPIIALASAQGQSAIAVIRLSGANCINLLAPFFSKTKQLLQTATGQMVYGHLYNNLQHTEQLDEVMLAPFWPPHSYTGEESGEIYLHGNMHIADNLIKLLCRNGFRLALPGEFTYRAYLNGKLSLTEAEAVHELITAPSTAATNAALLRLSGALTKKVSQIYHLIIERLAAVNVLIDYGDELEETDNLPISYHHIIAQLQQLLASYNRSKQLQNGALVVIAGQPNVGKSSLFNVLVGSERAIVSPVAGTTRDYIEAAITLNGQLIRLIDTAGIRPTTDEIELLGINKAVSLLEEADVIIYLTNDNKQLSEELINFSSKTLIVGSKSDLKPTQAKGLAVSAVTGSGLEKLITELNHRLSSQNNLNNEVMLGSLRQYQLVEEALTAMFNLNYINDLSEQSFYLKKAGEALAALLGQNARQDAITTMFSSFCLGK